TGCGTGGTGGAGCTGGgcaactattcgaatgctacgtGTTAGGGTTTCATTGGTGGATGACGGTCCATTTTTTATATACCTTCTTTCCGGTCCGATTctagaaaattatattaaaaatgatttttttttttttatcaattactattaaaaaataaatcttaaaatataataataataataataataagaacataaataataatgctttttattatttgataaataaaaatttatctaaggcttatatagtattttttaccaaaaacaaagaaactttttgaaaaaactGATTTTTCATTAATCAGAAGATTTTACATTAATCAACGAGATTAATGGGTCGGGCCTCCTCTGAAGGCCTGCTTTAGCTTGCTTCTTTTATGAACTAAAGCAGGCCTTGAGAGGAGCCAGGAGGGGAAAAAAGGCCCAAACAAACGGAAAGGAGCCCCCAACCCGATCGAAATGGGTCGGGGCTTCCATTTTCTTCTGAAAAGCTTACTTGTAAATCTGAAACCCTGCAAAAACCCTATAGAACTCTGATCAGGACCGAACTGAATCAGCAAAGcatttgaaagaagaagaaaccggAAATGGGAAAGCTCCCACCATCGCTGCGTTCGGCAATTTCAACCACGCTCATGAAAAAGCAATCTTCACTTGTTCCCGCAGAGTCCCCAGTCCCACCTCCCAAATCCCATCACTTTCCCAAAAAACCTACCAGGAAAACCCCATCACAACTCTCCCGGAAAACCCAAGAGGATATCCCAACAGCCCTCTTCAAAACCCCGAACCTCTCGGACGCCAAGAAGCTCTTCAACTCCCTCATCTCCACAACCAAAACTCCACTCGACCTTCGATTCCACAACTCTCTACTCCAATCCTACGCCTCAATCTCCGCCCTCCAAGACTCCATCTCTCTCCTCCGTCACATGATCAAGTCCCATCCTTCCCTCTCACCCGACCGATCCACTTACCACATCTTGCTCACACAGGCCTGCAAAGCACCCGATGCCACCCTCGCCTCCGTGCACCAGACCCTTAATCTTATGCTCACCAATGGGCTCAGTCCTGATAAGTTCACCTCTGATATTGCAGTCCGGTCGCTTAGCTTGGCGGGACGAATGGAGCATGCGATCGAATTGGTAAAGGAATTATCGTCAAAACACACTAAGCCTGATACTTATACGTATAACTTTCTCGTTAAACATCTCTGTAAGTCGAGGTCATTGAGTATGGTTTACGATTTTATTGAAGAAATGCGAAACAATTTCGATTTGAAACCTGATCTTGTTACTTACACAATCCTGATTGATAATGTATGTAATACCAAGAATCTCCGCGAGGCACTGAGGTTGGTGGGTGTGCTCAATGAGGAGGGGTTTAAACCTGATTGCTTTGTATACAACACTATTATGAAGGGTTACTGTATGTTGAGTAGGGGGAATGAGGCAATTGGGgtttataataaaatgaaggAGGAAGGTGTGGAGCCTGATATTGTTACTTATAACACTTTGATTTTTGGGTTATCAAAGTCCGGGCGGGTGAAGGAAGCTAGGAAGTTTTTGGGTATTATGGAGGAAAAGGGTCATCTCCCAGATGCTGTGACGTACACTTCACTTATGAATGGGATGTGTCGGCAGGGGGATGCATTGGGTGCTTTGGCATTGTTAGGAGGGATGGAAGCAAAGGGCTGTAGTCCAAATTCGTGCACTTATAGCACATTGCTTCATGGATTGTGCAAGTCAAGACTGCTGGAAAAGGCACTTGAACTTTATGCGGTGATGAAATCAGGGGATATGAAGCTTGAGACGGCGGCTTACGCTACCTTTGTGAGGGCACTTTGTAGGGAAGGGAGGATAGCAGAAGCTTATGAGGTGTTTGATTATGTGGTTGAGAGTAAGAGTTTAACAGATGTTGCTGCTTACACAACCTTGGAAAGTACACTTAAATGGGTAAAGAAAGCTAAAGAACAAGGCCATGCTATCTAACTGGTAAGTCTttcaattctttaaaaaaatatgtttgttTTTGTGTTATGAGAAGGAGTTGGGTTCAAATGAGATACCACAAGTCTGAGATTGAACAAATGTGATTactaattgataaataaattgtttcaaattcatttctaatcaatgcagaGATTGCTAATACATTAaaaaggagtttttttttttttttttttgtgggtatttTGGAACTTATGGTTAAATGGGTTGATCTGGAGATTTGACAATGGTTGAGAGTAGTGCACTTATTACCTCTTGATGTCCGTGTTTTGGGTGAGTGAAGCTTGGATGCCATCCCTTTTATGTTTAATGCTATTCCTTGTTATTAGATGACCATTTAACACGCTACTTTTTGCTTCCTTACTTAGGAAATGTTTATTGGATTTTGCAGTACAGTTTTCTATGCATCATAAGCACAAGTGGCAGAGTATATTCAAAGGAGTCAAATAAAAAACAGCCTATCAATATGTAGAGACCTCAGTGGTTAAGTAAATCATCTCACCTTCAATCCAACAATTGGGAGAGAATCAATAGATTACTGAACAAAACTTGTATCACTTCATAacttcattttaatattttgtaatggtcattattctttt
This genomic window from Carya illinoinensis cultivar Pawnee chromosome 7, C.illinoinensisPawnee_v1, whole genome shotgun sequence contains:
- the LOC122315712 gene encoding pentatricopeptide repeat-containing protein At2g17670 is translated as MGKLPPSLRSAISTTLMKKQSSLVPAESPVPPPKSHHFPKKPTRKTPSQLSRKTQEDIPTALFKTPNLSDAKKLFNSLISTTKTPLDLRFHNSLLQSYASISALQDSISLLRHMIKSHPSLSPDRSTYHILLTQACKAPDATLASVHQTLNLMLTNGLSPDKFTSDIAVRSLSLAGRMEHAIELVKELSSKHTKPDTYTYNFLVKHLCKSRSLSMVYDFIEEMRNNFDLKPDLVTYTILIDNVCNTKNLREALRLVGVLNEEGFKPDCFVYNTIMKGYCMLSRGNEAIGVYNKMKEEGVEPDIVTYNTLIFGLSKSGRVKEARKFLGIMEEKGHLPDAVTYTSLMNGMCRQGDALGALALLGGMEAKGCSPNSCTYSTLLHGLCKSRLLEKALELYAVMKSGDMKLETAAYATFVRALCREGRIAEAYEVFDYVVESKSLTDVAAYTTLESTLKWVKKAKEQGHAI